The stretch of DNA GAAACCCTAGGCATAACAAGAGAAGAATTAAGTTTTTCTTACCTCGATATTCTTTAAAGTCGAGGTTTCCTGGCTTCTATGAGAAAAGCTAAGAGAACGACTAAGGAGAAAAAGGGTTGTGGGTTATCAAGTTAGTAAAGATGATGATGTACAGAGGTGCTTTAGAGATTATCTTAAGATCTAGGGTTCAATCCCATTATGTTTCATTTCAAGTTTTTCTTtacttttcttcttttactaatataattctaATGTTGCAGCAACCTCGATTGAGTTTAACATAGTTTGATAAAGATGACATTTTTTTTGTCTAAATTCATCTTTCAATCTTACTTATGTACCTCATCATTTAGTATAAACTCCTCTttgatttgtatttttatttaattttttattactccatcCATGCCTAAGTAGTTTATGATCCTCTACATACATATGGTTTAACTATTAAACTTCCTTATGTTAATCATGGTCAAACTCATTCAAACCTTGAGATTCACTTAAGATCGATTAAAATTCAATCGTAATTTCTAGTCATAATATGCATATTTATTACCAGTGCTTAATCTCATATTCAAATCCACTAGCACACTTTGACTTATTGCACTATGCTTAAAGTAAACATTAATACTTATGCATGCTCAACTAATATTTTGAAAAGTATGTACTTCAACCATAAAAGCCGAAAACATAagcatattatttatcatatttatgaacaaTAAGCATCACAATTTATATCACTAAGTAAGgacaatatatacatattatttgtgcTTCTTTCAACATGATACTTGTAGTTCAAGGTGTGTGAAACTCGGACACTATAGACGGCACAATTGATAGTTGGAGTATAAGCTCCTCAAGATGAACTATAAGGCCAAAAACCTAAACCATTAGATCATCAACCTGAAGAAGCATCATGATCTTGAGGCAACCTTGGCCTCGAAACATGTAGCAATAGCGGTGCATAAGGAGTCTCTGTTGTTGGTTATTTTGGCCCTCAGGATTCCGTAGTAGGCAACATAACAACAAACACTCGATAAAGTTAACGCCAAGGGGTTTTCATAACTCTATGGGGAAGGGGATCATGGAAACACTAAATCAGAGAAGCATAAACAAAAAAATAGTTGCTACCACATCACTTGAATATACTTGAATGTGAGATATCATTCGATATCTTAAGATCGAGACTCTCCTATTTGATTTGATTGATGCCAAGAAAATTAGAAGAAGAACACATGGTTTTGCATGATAAATGGAGCTCTTTACAAACGTTCACTAAGTAATTATTGTGTTGTCTCTGTATTCCAAAGAAGCTACCCGAGTGCTTTTCAAAGCCTATATAAGAGAACTTGCAAAGAGCACATTGGAACATGGTGACTAGCATTCAAAATCTTCTGATAGGGGTACTATTGGCTGACCCCAAGACAAGATGCAATTGAATATGTGAACCATTGCGATCGATGGCACAAGGAGCTCGATCCTTGGTGGGGGGTGATTCCTTGTTGGCTTGGGGAGATGGCAACGACAAAGGGCTTGATCGGTGTTTGCTCACTAGGGCTTTCCTCTCTTCCTTGAGCATATCAGGGTGCTCGATTTAAGGGTTGGAGGAGGCTACAATCTCAGTGATTAGGCGACTTTGTTCCTACCTGATCTTCTTTTGATGTGCTATCGTCGAGGGGTGAGACAAGACTTGCTGCATCTTCATTCTATGCCTCGGATTATCCTCGATGATGTTTCCATGAAGGTCCATATCTCCAAACAAGCAAAAGAGTTGATATTTAGTCCCTAGACCGACAAATCTCAACGGAAAGACTAAGGATACCAACTCCTTATCCTGAAGTGCAGAAGGCAAGGTTGAAGCCTACCTCAACAAGCCATTGCTTGCTCATATGAAGAATAGTGACAGACTTAGATAAGGGAGAGCAATTTGGTAGAACTACTCATTCTTTGACTCATGTAACCTCTAGGAGTTATTGAAAGATTTTTCGACTAATTCAAGTTGATTGGTCACCCATTAGAATCTTCCTTTCCGAACCTTTGTTAGAGGTTGAAACCCTCTTGACTTTGCAACCAAAGTGGACGAAGAGAAAGTATGCTGAACTTATGAAGCACATGTTATAGCACATGAGCAACAAGGTCAGTATCGGAGTAATGCAAATCCTTTGGCATACTCCGACAAATGCTACAAGATAGCGCAAAAACTTCTAATATTGGAAAGCTTCGACAAAAAAGGAGTGGATGAGAAAATGAACTCCCACCTCTAGTGCATATATGCATGTGTAAAAGTAGTGACACGACTTGTAGGGTCGATCACAAGGCCGAGTAACAATTAACTCAAACTTAGATTGAAATATGATAGGCCTCATTGATATAATCTAGGTCGGAGACCAACACAACAGAGTCAAAGTCGAACAAGTCCGTTGAGGGGGGCAAGACTCTACCGCTTGAGGGATTAGCCCCCGAGGGGCAACATGCCTAGTTACGATCACTTTGACCCCTTTCGAGAACCTTTATCGACACCTAGGGTGGTGACGGAATCGATGACCCATTCGAATCCCATATGTTAGAAAAGGAGGAAATAGAAGAAATTATGACCCTTATTAAAGAATGAAGAAAAGTCTGGTCAAGGTCCCAATGCTCCAAATCGTTAGAAGGCATGAGATAACAAATGAGCATGACCCACTATTTATAGGGGCCAACATAATTTTAGTTTCCCCAAGCAGTCATTCAGCTCCCAAACAGTTCGAGAAGTGGGCTACATGACAACACGAGAGTGATTAAGAGTTATATGTATCATCATTATGATCTTTTAGAATCCTCAACAATGTGGACAATCAGCACACCGAGGCTCTTGATGGCCCTACATTAGCTAGACGTTAGGCCATTATTATGAAATACAAGGAACTAAATCTCGACGAATCTCTTACAACAATTGAGATTGTATGCTTGTAGGCAGAGATGGTGGCGATAACGCTTTGCACATGTCAATTGGAATCATCCCATGACAAGGGCAGAAGAATGACTCCAATCGACTTTGAATTAATTAGTGTTCGATAGACACGTGCCGACATATCAATATCACGTGTTTGACACTTTATAGACACGTGATTGACACCTTAGCATCACATATTCAACACCTCAATATTACATGGCCAATGCCTTAGAATGAGGCACAACATGACCATAGTTAGGTCCGGAAGAGATGCACTAACCGGCACTTATTATGAAAGTAACAATGTTTATAGTTAACTATAAAAAGAGGTTCCCCAAGTACATGTCGAGAGATTCTCTCTCTTAATTATGAGTTGAGTACTCCGAATCCTAAAAAACTTAGGCATCAGATGAGCTTTGTCGAGAGCGCTCCCAACATAATTTTATAGACTATGATATAGTTGGAGGAGACGATTAGATGAAGATTGATGGTGTCGACCGGAATCACCTCATGGCAACTCTGAATTAGTATCCAAATTACACAATCAAAACCTAACTTAATAGGTGGTGCATGCTCAAGTGATATTAGGTAGACATGTGGTCGACATGTTATGTGTTCGACACTTCATAGACACATGGTTGATACCTTAGAGGCATGCGGCTAACACCTTAGCATCACATGTCCAATATCTCATCGACATGTGTCTGACACCTCAACATCATATGTCCAATACCTTAATGTCACATGACCAATACCTCAACATGAGGCACAACAGGACCATAGTTAAGTCTGAAAGAGAAGCACCACTTTCTCCATAATCAACTCCTATTGTAGAAGTAATGATATTTAGAGCTTACTATAAAAAGGGGCTCGCTATGCACGTCTCAAAAgatagactctctctctctctctctcaaatcacTGAATCTTCAAAAACTTTGGCATCAAATGAGCCATGTCAAGAGCACCCCCGATGTAGTTTTATAAATTTTGACACATTTGGAGATGATGGAATCAACTAGAATCACCTCATGACAAGAGCAGAAGAATGATCCCAAGCGGCTCCGAATACATGTGGCCGATACCTTAACGTCATGTGTTTGACACTTCATAAACATGTGATTGACACCTTAGAGCCACACGGCTAACACCTTAGCATCATGTGTCTAACATCTCATAGACACATGACCAACACATAAACATCATATGTCTAACACCTCAGTGTTACATGACCAATACCTTAGCATGAGGCACAACATGACCATAATTAAGTTAGGAAGAGACGCACCACCTTACCCATAATCAACACTTATTGTGGGTTTCCCCAATTACGTCTCCAGAgatacacacacactctctcaaaTACAAGTCGAGTCCTCCAAATCCTCAAAATCTTAGGCCATAATATAAGCCTTCACAAGAGCACCCTCTCTAAAATCTTAGgtatcatataagccttctcaagAGCACCCATGTTATAGTTTTGTAGATTTCAACACAGTTGAAAACAATTATACGAGCGTTGATGATGTCGATTAGAATCACCTTGTGACAAGAAGAACGACCCTTAGACAATAAAAAAATGACTTAACAAGTGATGCATCCCCAAGTAATATTGGACAGACATGATCGACACATCAGCATCATGTGTTACACGTGGTCGACACCTTAGAGCCAAGCGACTAACACTTTAGCATCACGTGTCCAATAGCTCATAGACACATGACCAATACCTCAACATGAGGCACAACATGACCATAGTTAAGTTTAAAAAAGACACACCACCTTCTCCATAATCGACACCAATTATAGAAGTAATGATATTTGGAGCTTAATATAAAAAAGAACTCTCTAAGTACATCTCGAgagatactctctctctctctctctctcaaatacaAGCTAAGTCCTCTGAATCCTCAAAATTTAGGAAATAGGCATTAGATAAACTCTATCAGAAGTATCCTTGGggtaattttataaatttcaacACAATTAGAGATGTTTAAACGAACATTGATAATGTCGACTGAAATCACCTCATGACAAAAGTAGAAGAATGACGCTAATCGATTTCAAATTAGTATTCGAACTAGATAATAAAAAACTGACTCAACACCTCCCTTTGACCGCTAAAAGTGATGGTGATGAAGAGAGGTGTGACGAACGTGGAGAATGAAGGCATAAGAGACTTCACATGGGTAAAAAATTTATAGATAATCAGTTTGCTATAACATAATAATGACTGATGTTGAAtgcttatttaaataattaatttaccTCTCCTAACTTTCACAAAAAAACAATTGGATCACTATTTGAAAATCTCAACGTTCGTTTAAGACctgttatatttcaaaattataagtGTAATAGAAACCAACAAAAATAAGTCGTATAGGGTTTCGATGGATTTTTTGTAGTGGAAGGAGTGTACGAGGAGAATTTTTTTGTTGGTGGTTATAGCGACCAACATTCAAAAATGTAGTGGAAATCGGAGTGAAACATTCCTACCAATCGTGACCAATTCACAACGCTCCAATAGTTTTCCGAGTCTTGCATCTCTGCATACAAAAATACACTATCAGTTGAGTACGAAAGTGTAGAAGAAATGATATTTTAGTGTACATCGTTAGACTCCCTCATCCAACCAGTCGAAGAGACAAACAAGCAATACGCTACGGCACTTTCTTCGTCATTGATACCGTGGGACATACCATCTGTTTGTGGCTTTCTTCTAAGAAGCTGCTAATGGCTTTTACTGAGATGCTTTCAGAACCAGTAGTAGAACTTGCATGCTTTTGTTTCATTTCATGTCCCTCCTGGTGTTGCATCACTCTCTAGCCAAGTTTCCTGATTTCAATTTCCTGTTCATGTTGTCCAGATATCCCTGTCAATTCAGTAACAATCAAAGCCTGGTTAACATCATACTTTCACCTACATGGTTATTTATGCTTCATCACAACATTGCTATTTTGACAAATTCCTTTTATCTATCTCAGCATAGTAATCTAAGATTGGTGACCTTCGCTCAACTattgtttttcaaaaaataaaaaaaaagagtaaaaacCAATAAGATGTTTCTCGATGTTCCTTCACACAAAGAGAATCAATAATACTATTCTGTACACTATGGTGTTTTATTAGTAAGACGGCAGAGAAATAAACATGTCAGCAAATGTATTGTTCTGTGGCCCAAAtacaagattaagaggaagatggAAATCCTGCTCAGAAAGATCCACCTCAACATTTTTTAAGACCTTATGACCAAAAAAGAATTCTGGATATAAAAAAGTGAGAAACAAAGTTGGAGCTAGTAAAAACGGAAGACGCAGATCCCACACACATTTTAGTCCCCCAAAATATTAAATCCAGAAAACAATTTACCTGGGCAGCAGTTAACTAAACAATGAGAGTTTTTGAGTATATGCTCAACAAATTAGATTGATCAATATGCATGCAATGATGCTATGGGTATTCatggttcctttcaagtgatgcaGGGGGCAGAACAAATAGAAGTATATAGCACTTGGTACCGGTTTACCTGGAGTATTCCAACAGCAGCAAATTTGTCCTTGATTGTTTTTGATTTCACTGGATTTAGATCCAGTGGCTCTAACAGGGCTTCCACACACTGAAAGCAACCAATCATTAGCATAAAAGATTTTCCCTGCAACATCACTACTGGCAGATGGCATTTCTGTGCCCACCTTTGAGGTATAATTTTCATCCCAATATGTGTAGGTTAGGCCATTAAGTCTCCCTGTGTTGCGTAGATCCTCCATGAACAGCCTAACTTGCACAGCCTTCTCCAAAGCACAATCAGAAAATCAGGGATTAGAAGGTTCAAACATCGAAACATAAGATTTCATGAACAGTGTACCTCTACACTTGATTGACCCCACAAGCAGAATGGATAACCAACAACGAATCCCACGAGAGAATGCTGAGAAACCTGTGAAAGAGAATTGAATGTGAGGCAAATGCTTGCTTTAATGCTTTAAATGTTCATCAAACTGCTTACTTCAACCTGAACCTATTAATCAGACTGTTTACTGCAACTTAGGAACCAAGGAAAGGTATCGATCCACATACCAACTTCTGGAAAACTTTAGCCATGATATCAATGTTTGTCTTCTTCCTGACTAAGACACTGCATCAGAAATCTAAAGTTATTTATTGTATATAAATCACAAAACTGCATAACATCAGTGAAAAAATAATTGCAAAACAAACAGAACCAAAGATATGTTGGTATACTCTATCAGCAAAAGTATGGATGCCAATTCTAAAATATAAACTATTTGACATAAGTTTTAATCCAAGACACCAATGCAAATGCATAGGCACTCAGATATGCAGTTAAGTTGCTAAgcagataaaataaaatatgataggCTCCTAGACTTGAAACATTACATTTTTCAGTCAATTAACTGCAATGATCAAGGACCACATCAAAGAAAATCAAGTCTGTACTCCAAGAGAAGAAAACTTAAGATCCTAAGCATTATGACATGTGACTCTAAATATTGCACGAAAGGTGATATAGAATTACTTAATAAAAAGTCCACATGAACAAATGAATCTCTGTGAATATGGGCTGCAATATATGGTACGAGAACATAAATCATACAACATCTTCAGTGGAATAAGCCTATTACACTTATGTCAATGCAGGAGGTAGCAAAATAGATTCCATGAAAATAACGTCTCTTGATCAACCTATGCTCCCGATATTTGTTTATAGACTACAAGTTCAGCTCTCAATCACACAACTTTTGCACCATCATCTTTGCTTTTCCAGTTTCCTAAAATGAGTAACGATCTATTTAATTTCGGAGTATATGTTATACCAATACCCTACAGAAGTCACTATACCAATGAGTGAATCATTCATGGAAATACAAAAGACACTACCTTCCAGGTGATGCTATTCGATTAGCAACATCTGAAACAGCCAACCCAACATATCTCTGCCCAACATCTAATCCCAGTAATCGTCCTTTTTGCACGGCACCCGAACTGCACAGCTTCTGGAACAACTCCACAGGCTCAATTACCTTCATCTGTTCCTTCTTGAAGCAATGCAACCGATGTAACCGGATACTCAAGAAGGCTGGCACCACGCACCAACCTAGTGATCTAAAATGGACAATAAGCTTACTTTAGCTCCAGAATTGAAGTTGTTCGCAATATGAAGCAAAAAGATATGGAGAAACTAAGCAGATTAAAGAACATTTAACGAGAAACCTTGCGAAACTCGAGTACTGTCTGTAACATGAAGCAAAGGATAAGGTGCAGTAAGGAAGAAGGACCACTAATACACATAATGACTCATCGTGACACCATATCTCATATCAACGACAACGTAATCGAGAAGATAGCGGACCAAGAAAAAGCGATCTCTACGATCATCATCCTTTCGGCCATTCGCCATCCTCTTTAGGATGGGTGAagacgtttcgcaagtagaagagTACCTGAAGAACAGCCGTCGCCGCCGTCGAAGAGGGAAAGAGGCCACGGGGTAGGCGTTGAGGCCAGCGGTTAGGGTTTCGGAGAGTGGAAGGGTTGCCGACGCGGGTCGGGTTATGGCCCTCATCCGGATTCAATTTGGGTCGGGTTGCGCGACCCGTGATGGCAATACCGCCGCCCAAGCCCGTTTAAATCAGATATGAGTTGGATTAGGTTCGACACAAACTGCACCACCCTGAGAGACTGGTTGCCGACAAGAGGGAAAGAGGGAAAGAGTACCTGAAGAACAGCCGTCACCGCCGTCGAAGAGGGAAAGAGGCCACGGGGTAGGCGTTGAGGCCAGTGGCTAGGGTTTCGGACAGTGGAAGGGTTGCCGACGCGGGTCGGGTTATGGCCCTCATCCGGATTCAATTTGGGTCGGGTTGCGCGACCCGTGATGGCAATACCGCCGCCCAAGCCCGTTTAAATCAGATATGAGTTGGATTGGGTTCGACCCAAACTGCACCACCCTGAGAGACTGGTTGCCGACAAGAAATCTCTCGATCTCCTATCTCTCGCCGGCAGCACCCACGCTGGTAAGCCAATGGCACCGCGACGCGATTACGTGTCGACAGCTCTTGTCCCGTTAAAAGAGCTGAGCCGGTCGCGTAACGCTTTGACGGAGTCCGAACTAAATAAACCGTAGCAGTAACGTGAAGGCAAATAGAAGCCGCTCCTCGTGGGTGACTTGTTTCTGTTTCGGATAACAGATATGGTGGTGTTGCCAAAACCGCTCTTCCTCGTCCCTCACCCTCTAACGACGTACGTGCGTGCTTCCAACCACCCTTTCCTCTGCCTCCATTtcatctcctcctccccttcccgGGTCATCGTGCACCTGACTCCCTCCCATTGCCGCCTGTACTGACGCAGGAGCTCGCCGGCCCTCCCCATGCACGCCGGTTGATTTCCTGTGTCGCAGCTAGCTGATGAAATGACCGGACCTGAGAGGTATGGGGCGTCGACGGCGACAATTGCGGGAACAccattcttctccctcttcttcttgctCTCCCTTTTCTCCTCTGCCTGCGCCCGATCCGGCGGAGGATCCGCCTCGGCGCCCGTCAGGTTTTCTCCCTCCGACAGCTACCTCCTCAACTGCGGCGCGCCGAAGAGCACCCAGCTCGACGACGGCCGCGTCTTCCGCTCTGACCCCcagtcctcctccttcctctcgaCCGATGAAGACGTGAAGGTCGCCGCTGACAACTCGACGGCGAACACTTCGGTGTCCCCGCTGTACCTCACCGCGAGGGTCTTCCCGGCGGAGTCCACCTTCAGCTTCTTCATCTCCAAGCCCGGCCGCCACTGGGTCCGATTTCACTTCTACCCGTTCCCCGCTGCGGACTACAACCTCATGTCGGCGGCCTTCACTGTCAGCACCGAGGATATCGTCCTCCTCCACGAATTCAGCCCGCCAGCCCCGCCTTCCCCGTTCCTCAAGGAGTACCTCATTCCCATCGACCGCGACAGGGTGTCGCTCGTCTTCTCCCCCAGGAAGGGCCGTATCGCGTTCATCAACGCCATTGAGGTCGTGTCTGCGCCCGATAACCTCATCGTCGACGCGGCCACAGGCATCTCTCCCCAGGGTCAATTCACCGGCGTCTCCAAGTATTCTCTTGAGGTCATGCACCGGGTGAACGTTGGGGGCCCGGTGATCGGATCATCGAACGATACGCTGTCGCGGACGTGGCAAACCGATGCCGAGTTCTtgaaggtggcggcggcggcccaGAACGTCTCTGTGCCGACCCGCACCGTCAAGTACCCCGACGACGGATCGGTCACGCCGCTGATCGCACCCAGCGCGGTCTACACGAGCGCCAGAGAGATGGCCGATTCGAACACCGTCGATCAAAACTTCAACTTAACGTGGCAGTTCGGCGCCGACTCGGCCTTCTCGTACCTCATCCGCATGCACTTCTGCGACATAGTCAGCAAGAGCCTCAATGAGCTCTACTTCAACGTCTTCTTAAATGGTCTGACGGGGGTCTCCAGCCTCGACCTCTCGACGGCGACCGCAGCCCTCGCGGTGGCCTACTACAAGGATTTCGTGATCAACGGCACCACCATCATCAACGAGACCATCACGGTGCAGGTCGGCCCGACGGCTGATTCAGGAACCGGGTCTTCCAACGCCATCCTCAACGGCATTGAGGTCATGAAGATGAGCAACTCGGCGGGCAGCCTCGACGGGCAGTTCGCCGTCGATGGATCGTACCATGGCGGCTCAGCCTCGGGGAGCCTCGCGAGGAGGATTGTCTCGGGCGTGGGGCTCGCACTGGGAGCGATGGCGATGGCCCTGGTGGCAGTGATGTTCTTCCGGTGGAGGCGGCGGCCGGCGGACTGGGAGAAGACCAACAGCTTCTCGTCGTGGCTCCTCCCCCTCCACATGAGCCACTCGACCTTCATGAGTAGCAACAGCAGCTGCAGAGGCAGCTCCCGAAACCGCTATGGATCCCACAAGAGCAAGAGCGGCTACTCGAGCTTCTTCGCGTCCGGCGCCATCGGCCTGGGCAAGATCTATTCCCTGGCCGAGATGCAAGAGGCGACCAACAACTTCGACGAGAAGGAGGTGATCGGCGTCGGGGGGTTCGGGAAGGTCTACATCGGCGCGCTGGAGGGCGGAACTAAACTGGCCATCAAGCGAGGGAACCCGTCGTCGGAGCAGGGGATCAACGAGTTCCAGACGGAGATCCAGATGCTGTCGAAACTCCGCCATCGCCACCTCGTCTCCCTCATCGGCTGCTGCGATGAGAACAACGAGATGAtcctggtgtacgagtacatggccAAGGGACCCTTGAGGGACCACCTCTACGGCGGCACATGCCACACCCCGCTCTCGTGGAAGCAGCGGCTCGAGGTGTGCATCGGCGCCGCTCGAGGCCTGCACTACCTCCACACTGGCGCGTCGGAGGGCATCATCCACAGGGACGTCAAGACCACCAACATCCTGCTCGACGACAACCTCGTCGCCAAGGTCGCCGACTTCGGCCTCTCCAAGGCGGCCCCCTCCCTGGAGCAAACGCACGTGAGCACCGCGGTGAAGGGCAGCTTCGGGTACCTCGACCCGGAGTACTTCCGGCGGCAGCAGCTGACGGAGAAGTCGGACGTGTACTCCTTCGGGGTGGTGCTGTTCGAGGTGCTCTGCGCGAGGCCCGCTCTCAACCCGGCCCTGCCGAGGGAGCAAGTGAACCTAGCGGAGTGGGCGATGCAGTGGCACCGCAAGGGCCAGCTGGAGAAGATCATCGACCCTCACCTGGTGGGAACCATCAGTTCCGCCTCGCTGAAGAAGTACGTGGAGGCGGCGGAGAAGTGCTTGGCGGAGCACGGAGTGGACCGGCCGTCCATGGGAGACGTCCTGTGGAACCTGGAGTATGCCCTGCAGCTCCAGGAGGCTTCCATGGGGCAGCCCAGCGACGACCCCGCCGAAAAGAGCGCCGCGAACATTCCCCTGGAAAGCCCGGCCCGCAACGGCGACGACGTATACGCCTTGACCGATGACGACTCCACGCTGATGGCAAATCCACTGTGCCAAGGGAGGTGAAAGGCTGAATGACCTCGTGGTACTACTTTCCAAGCACGTCAAACAATTCAAGTCATTAGAAGTCCCGACTTCATTTGAAGTCATTGTTTCCTATGTATCTTATCCGATGCCTGCGTTCATTTTAGGCAGTTCTCCGGTGCCTTGTATCTATTTAGATATGGTTCAGGTGTTCTTTCTTTTGTAATGACAACTTGAACattcaatatttttttcttctggCTTGACGTGCGTCGCCGTCTATTACCACATGTGATATCGTAGATTTCTGTGATAACTGTGTCATTGCGTGAAGTAAATCGGCTGCTACATCGTATACATTATCAACTTGTGACGAATGCCACGAAAGTTGCATCAAATTTTGGCAGGTAATTTTTATCTTGCGGTTCAAAATGTTAAAAAGTCCTAAACCAAGAAACACTACCACCACACATCAGAGATGACACAAAAAAAGGCTAGCAACAAAACTGATTAACAAAAAACACCtgatgtttaaatgtttgactttatcaaatatcaaaataaaCCTGATTAAAATTTGTAAAATGGTTCCTCCGAAAGTTCTAGATGCACACATTTTTAAGTGAACTTTCTTGTTGATGACTAAGATTCAAGCACAACCGAACTGCTGATTCACCCACCGAGGTGCTATACATTAATAACTGCGACCATCAATGCACGACTACCTTGAGGATCACGTGCACACAGTTCACTATATATAATCTTAAGACATCAACAAGAAGCACAGAGTACAAAGATAGCTTCTAGCATACCAAGATGAGCATTATATTCAGCATTCACATATATTGAGCCTACCTAAGATATTGATCTTAATTACTAGAGAAACAACTTTGATAACAGTGCTCACCTTACATGGTTCAAGGGGAGCTAGTTCATCCAAACTACCGCCGAAGCCTAACAGATAACAGGTCACTTTCTGACCACCTGCCACAGTGATGACAGCCAAAcctgaaaaattattttatttactaCAAGCCACTTGTGATAATATATCATGACAAATAATGGCAACATAAATGAGATACTAAATACATTGATAAAGATATTCTTTTATAAATAAGATAAAACACATTGTTTATACAAGAACTTGCCTCAGATAACTTTGCCAAAAGAAGACAACTAAAACAATATAGAAGTACCAGTAGAAACACCACAACAGGAGTTTTAATATAATGCATTCCACCACCATCTCTTAGAATAAAGATCCAATATTCCTTCAAATCTCATAAATTTTCAATATACCTCTTAAATTGGATCCCAACAGACAATAACTACTTGGGGCCAATATCCTTCAGAGCACAAATCTGTTCCTCACCCATCGCAGACATCACAGTAACAACCAGATCTTTTCCCTCTGCAAACCCATCTTTGATCTGGcaaaaattaaacataatttcAGGCAAAAAATATTAGATTCCCAAAAAAACCTTTTTAATCAAAGACAAACAGAATCATTGTAAAAATTTTAACAGGATCATA from Musa acuminata AAA Group cultivar baxijiao chromosome BXJ2-11, Cavendish_Baxijiao_AAA, whole genome shotgun sequence encodes:
- the LOC135627283 gene encoding uncharacterized protein LOC135627283 isoform X2, whose protein sequence is MKVIEPVELFQKLCSSGAVQKGRLLGLDVGQRYVGLAVSDVANRIASPGSVLVRKKTNIDIMAKVFQKLVSQHSLVGFVVGYPFCLWGQSSVEAVQVRLFMEDLRNTGRLNGLTYTYWDENYTSKCVEALLEPLDLNPVKSKTIKDKFAAVGILQGYLDNMNRKLKSGNLARE
- the LOC135627283 gene encoding uncharacterized protein LOC135627283 isoform X1, whose protein sequence is MRAITRPASATLPLSETLTAGLNAYPVASFPLRRRRRLFFRSLGWCVVPAFLSIRLHRLHCFKKEQMKVIEPVELFQKLCSSGAVQKGRLLGLDVGQRYVGLAVSDVANRIASPGSVLVRKKTNIDIMAKVFQKLVSQHSLVGFVVGYPFCLWGQSSVEAVQVRLFMEDLRNTGRLNGLTYTYWDENYTSKCVEALLEPLDLNPVKSKTIKDKFAAVGILQGYLDNMNRKLKSGNLARE
- the LOC135626387 gene encoding probable receptor-like protein kinase At5g61350 gives rise to the protein MTGPERYGASTATIAGTPFFSLFFLLSLFSSACARSGGGSASAPVRFSPSDSYLLNCGAPKSTQLDDGRVFRSDPQSSSFLSTDEDVKVAADNSTANTSVSPLYLTARVFPAESTFSFFISKPGRHWVRFHFYPFPAADYNLMSAAFTVSTEDIVLLHEFSPPAPPSPFLKEYLIPIDRDRVSLVFSPRKGRIAFINAIEVVSAPDNLIVDAATGISPQGQFTGVSKYSLEVMHRVNVGGPVIGSSNDTLSRTWQTDAEFLKVAAAAQNVSVPTRTVKYPDDGSVTPLIAPSAVYTSAREMADSNTVDQNFNLTWQFGADSAFSYLIRMHFCDIVSKSLNELYFNVFLNGLTGVSSLDLSTATAALAVAYYKDFVINGTTIINETITVQVGPTADSGTGSSNAILNGIEVMKMSNSAGSLDGQFAVDGSYHGGSASGSLARRIVSGVGLALGAMAMALVAVMFFRWRRRPADWEKTNSFSSWLLPLHMSHSTFMSSNSSCRGSSRNRYGSHKSKSGYSSFFASGAIGLGKIYSLAEMQEATNNFDEKEVIGVGGFGKVYIGALEGGTKLAIKRGNPSSEQGINEFQTEIQMLSKLRHRHLVSLIGCCDENNEMILVYEYMAKGPLRDHLYGGTCHTPLSWKQRLEVCIGAARGLHYLHTGASEGIIHRDVKTTNILLDDNLVAKVADFGLSKAAPSLEQTHVSTAVKGSFGYLDPEYFRRQQLTEKSDVYSFGVVLFEVLCARPALNPALPREQVNLAEWAMQWHRKGQLEKIIDPHLVGTISSASLKKYVEAAEKCLAEHGVDRPSMGDVLWNLEYALQLQEASMGQPSDDPAEKSAANIPLESPARNGDDVYALTDDDSTLMANPLCQGR